ATAGGCCTTTATCTTTCCGTAATCCTGAAGACGAATTTCGTCAATGACATATTGTTTCATGATGCCACCGTTACTAGCATAAAAAGGTTTAAATCTCAATATATATGTTCATTCGAACGCAGCAACAACAACCGGTGGGGGTTGGGTTGGAATATCGCTATCGGGTTCGGCAAAAAACCATGACCCCATGTAGGGGCACGGCGCGCCGTGCCCCTACGAAGACCTGCCAACAAACATATGGAAGGAGGCGCTTGCCCTGCCGCCGCCCAACGGCATGCTTGACAATCACCGACGCTAAGAATAAATTTAGCATATGCCAAAAAGGTGCCGGCCTTTTACCCTGACGCATCGATCCAGGCGATTCCCACTTCTTCCCATACAGCGGCAACATCGGTGGCCGCAGTGCTGATGCCCATCGCTATCAAAGGCTTTTGAACCGCAACGGCACCGCCGACAGGCAAGCGGGTCCGGTGGATGACCGCCCCTTACCCGAACCGAGCGCTTCCCCATCCTGCGCTGTCAAAAGGTCGCCGGACCGGCTTTCGAACCGCCACCGATAGAAGGATGGTAACGGTGATCCAACTGCCCAACGCAACGACCACACTGAAACTCGCCATTGTAGGCGGCGGCCGGGCCTGCGAGTTTTTTCTCAAGCTGATCGGTCTGGGCAATCTGCCCTACCTGCAGATCGACATCATCGGGGTCTGCGATATCAACCCCGAGGCCAGAGGATTTCGTCTGGCGCAGAAAATGGGGATCTTTACCACCACCGACTTCAAGGATCTGTTCTCTCTGAACGACCTGGACGGGATCATCGAACTGACCAACAGCCGGGAGGTCCTCGTCGACCTGGTCCGGCTGCGTCCCGCCCGCATCGGGATCGTCGAGCACAACATCGGACGCCTGTTGAGGAATCTGTTCACCGTGGACCAGAAGCTTAGGTCCGCCGAGCAGAAAATCGTCTTCGAAAAAGCGGCGCGTGATTTCCTCATTCAGCAGAACTCCCAGTGCATCGTGGTCATCAACACCGACTTCACCATCGAAGCGGTCAACGACGCCTACCTGAGAACCACCAGAAAAAACCGGGAAGAGGTGGTCGGAAAATATTGCTACCGGGTCATTCACGGACTGAACACCCCCTGCGATAGCCTGCGCGACGGCATTGTCTGCCCCATGCTGGAAACCCTGCGCACCGGCAAGTCGGCCAAGGGATTTCATGCCCTGCAAACGGCACAAGCGGGTCAGGAGCTGCACGATATCGTGACCTACCCGGTACGCGATGCCGACGGCAAAACGATCCGGGTGATCGAAATCTGGATGGATATCGGCCAGGAGATTTCCTCCCGCTGGGAAAAACGGGAGCGGGAACTCAAGTCCGACCTGAACAAACTCATCCAGGAAGACCGCATGATCTCTTTAGGGAAACTGGTGGCCAGCTGCGTTCACGAAATCAACAACCCCATTCAGGGGCTTTTGACCTTCAGCCACCTCATGATGGAGATGCTGACGGCCGACACCCTCACCGCCAAGGAGATCACCAAGCTGCGGGGCTTTACGAAAATCATGGGAGAGGAGCTGGAGCGCTGCGGCAAGATCGTCACCGGCCTGCTTTCCTTTTCGCGCCAGGGGACCCATTCTTACAGGGATATCGATCTGAACGAGGTCGTGGTGAGCGTGGTCGATCTCATCCGCCACCGGATCGAACTTCAGGATCTTTATTTCAAGATGGATCTTTGCAGCGAACCGCTTTTCGTTCATGGCGACGTGAACCAGCTGCAGCAGTGTTTTCTCAACCTGGTGTTCAACGCCATCGAGGCCATGGGCCCCGGCGGCCGGTTGCATATCGCCACCGCCCGGACGACAGATGGAAAGATGGCCGACGTGCGCATCGAGGACACCGGCCACGGCATTGCCCAAAAGCACCTGGACCACATTTACGACCCCTTTTTCACCACCAAGGAGGTGGGCGAAGGGACCGGTATGGGATTGTCCATCGTTTACGGGGTCGTGAAAAGCCATCAGGGAGAAATCGAAGTACGCAGCCAGGTGGATCAGGGCACCGTGTTTTCCATCTGCCTGCCGCTCAAGCCGGCTGAGAAGATAGATACAGACCAATGAACGTCGAACATCGAACGTCCAACTTCGAATTTAAAATTCTGAACCGCTTCGGATTGATCGGGCATTGCCCGAGATTAAATTTAATCCAATTACTCCGACCCGGAGGCCCATATGCGTATCATGGTCGTAGACGACGAGAGGATCATTCGCGAGTCCTTTTATCACTGGTTTCAAAAAAGCGGGCACCGGGTTTCGACGGCCGCTTCGGGAGAAGAGGCATTGAAAGAATTGGGCCGGAAGCCCAAGGACCTGCTGTTCGTGGACATCAAGATGCCGGGTATGGACGGCATCCAGTTGCTGGCGAAGGTAAAAGAGAAGTATCCGGAAACCATGGTGGTGATCATTACGGCCTACGGCTCCATCGA
This window of the uncultured Desulfosarcina sp. genome carries:
- a CDS encoding ATP-binding protein, whose translation is MIQLPNATTTLKLAIVGGGRACEFFLKLIGLGNLPYLQIDIIGVCDINPEARGFRLAQKMGIFTTTDFKDLFSLNDLDGIIELTNSREVLVDLVRLRPARIGIVEHNIGRLLRNLFTVDQKLRSAEQKIVFEKAARDFLIQQNSQCIVVINTDFTIEAVNDAYLRTTRKNREEVVGKYCYRVIHGLNTPCDSLRDGIVCPMLETLRTGKSAKGFHALQTAQAGQELHDIVTYPVRDADGKTIRVIEIWMDIGQEISSRWEKRERELKSDLNKLIQEDRMISLGKLVASCVHEINNPIQGLLTFSHLMMEMLTADTLTAKEITKLRGFTKIMGEELERCGKIVTGLLSFSRQGTHSYRDIDLNEVVVSVVDLIRHRIELQDLYFKMDLCSEPLFVHGDVNQLQQCFLNLVFNAIEAMGPGGRLHIATARTTDGKMADVRIEDTGHGIAQKHLDHIYDPFFTTKEVGEGTGMGLSIVYGVVKSHQGEIEVRSQVDQGTVFSICLPLKPAEKIDTDQ